GTAAAAGATGCTTACAAACGTGCTGACCTAGACGTGAAAAACATTGATGTGTTTGAGACACATGACTGTTTTACTTCTTCTGAGTATGCTGCGATTTCTGCTTTTGGAATCTCAGAACCTGGAAAAGAACACATCGCAATTGAAGAAGGAACGATTGACTTCGGTGGTAAAAAACCAATCAATCCATCCGGAGGGCTTATTGGAGTGGGTCACCCTGTGGGAGCATCTGGCGTTCGTATGATGCTCGACCTTTACAAACAAGTCACAAATACTGCAGGTGATTACCAAGTGAAAGGAGCAAAGAACGGTCTTATGCTCAATATTGGTGGATCAGCTACGACGAACTTTGTGTTCATCTTAGGAAAGTAATCCAGTGAGCTCGCTGAATACAGAAAAATGGAATCGGATTTTAGTCCGGTTCCTTCTTGCCTTTTCGTTTTGGGAAGCAGTATCCATCCCTCTTCGTATGTTGTTTTTTGCAAAGTTTTACTTTGATCCAACATTGAAATTGATGTTTGTTCCCATAACAGATGTTTTTTGGTTAGGACCTGTATTCAGCGACTTAACATTCACTCTCGCTTTTGGATTTCTTTACGCACTGATGAAAGAATCCTTACCACAAGGTCTTGTAGGTGGTTTTCTTATGGGTATCTTAGTTTCCATTCTTGGATTCGTATCACCCATGTTATGGACATTATCTCTTACAAACTTTGCACCAACAGTTCTTGTATGGGTTTGGGTTGCTTATTATTCACTGTTTACCATTTCTACTGCTGTGATTTATTCAGTAGGTTGGAAAGAGGATGAAGAATAAGGATTTGATTTTATATTTTCGCTGAGAGGGTATCGAACGATCCACTTGTAAAGCTTTCAAAAGGAACTCCTAATTAAAAGCCGATCCTTTTACCGTTAATACTTTCCTGAAAACCTACCACCAAACATCAGGTATTTTATTTCCTGCAAATTTCTCCAGACAAATCAGTCCCTGGAGCAATTGTATTAAAGACAGTCCCATATTTTTTTATATTTTCATGTAAAAGATGCAAACGGTCATCCGACTCGTCCGTATCGACAATAATCTTGTAACGTATTGATTCCATTTTTGGAGGAACATCTTGTCTGATTCCATCCACAATGACTTGGATTCCCTTGAGTTGGAAATGAAGGATTGGTGTGACCCGTTCCACACCTTTGATGATACAAGCGGATAAAGCGGAAAGTAATAACTCTGCTGGATTAAATGCATTGGGATTTCCCTGCATATCTGTATCTAAAATAATTTCAGCAGACTTACACCGAGAAAAACTAGAATGCGCATCTGCTCTGGAAGTCTCTACATGAAAATTCATTTTTGGTTTTAAATCTGATGTTGCCATAACAAAATCCTTTTTGTGATATCTCGATAGCTAAAATTGAAACCGAAAAGCAACAGAATCGAGCCTATCTGCTACCTTCTCCAAATTGGAAATCGATTCCTCTATCGCTGCAACCGTTTGTTGTTGTTCGTTTGCCGCAGCGGACAATTCTTCGACGATTGAAGATGTATGCGTCATTTGATTTTGAATTTTTTCCATATTGGATAACACATTTGATGACTTCTCTTGTGTTCCTTCGGTTGAACTACTGATCTTTTCCGAACTTTCTTTTGTGACCACAGAATTTGTCAGAATTCTTTCCATTTCAGTTTGAACGGTTTCAAATTCATTTGATCCTAGTTCCACTTCTGTTAATCCTTCTTCAATGTCTGAAACGGTTTGTAATATCTTTGTTGTAAGATCATTGATGAAAACAGAAATCTCTTTTGCAGATTTTTTCGATTGTTCTGCAAGCAGACCTACTTCACCTGCAACCACTGCAAATCCTTTCCCTGCATCGCCTGCCCTCGCAGATTCAATCGAAGCGTTTAACGAAAGCAAGTTGGTTTTTTCAGAAATGGCAGCGATGGTTTCTGTAATTTTACGAATTGCTTTGGTTTTTTCTCCTAAATCTTTGATCGATTCAGAAGTTTTGAAGATCTGATTTTTTGCCTTAAAGAATTGTGCCATTGCTTTGTCGGAACGATTCTTCCCTTCCATTGCAATCTGATGGGCGGTAGTAGATTCTAGTTTTACCGCTTTTGATTCAGAACGTATACTTTGGATATGATGGTTGAGTGCATCCATTTGGTGGAGTATACTTTCTGAACTTTCTCTTGTTACATTACTAGAATCAGCAAGTGAATGCATCGCAAGGGATAACTCTTGGAAAGCAACATGGATATGTTCGACTGCTTTTGTAAGTCCTTTGATTTGTGTTTTAACAATTTCAGCATTACCGATGAGTTGGGATATCATTCCGCGAAACTCATATTGAGTTTTTTTAAGGAGTTGAAGGACTTCCGCATAATCACCACCATTCTCCAACTCGACATCAAATTTCAATTGACCTTTGTACAAATTTTTTAAGTATTCAATGACTCTCAAAAAGGAATGTCTATTTTTTGTGATTTTCCAATACCCTAAAGATGAGATAAGAAAAAAAATAACAAATCCAATTCCAGTTAATAATGGTTTTTGATTATCAGGAATGCTAAGAACATTCATCAAAGAAAATACTATCAATAAAAGCAAACTAACGATAGTTTGAATTAAATAAATTGATTTAGAAGAAAGACCAGACAATAACCCAATTCGCAAATCCTCTTTCCACTTCCCAGAATTCATCTTTGCATAAAGAATTTCTGCTTTTTCAATTTGTGATTTGGTCGCTTTTGTGCGAACTGACATGTACCCGATATGTTTTCCGTCTTCATAGATAGGAGATACATTGGCATCTACCCAATAATAATCTCCATTTTTGCATCGATTTTTAACGAGACCAACCCATGAATTCTGAGCTTTGATAGTGTCCCAAAGGTCACGGAATGCTTCCACAGGCATCTCTGGGTGGCGGATGAGATTATGAGGTTGTCCAATGAGTTCTTCTTGCTTATAACCACTAATTTTTAGGAAGTCTTCATTTACATAAGTAATGATGCCTTTTAAATCAGTTTTGGATGTAATCTTTGTTCCTTCTTGGAACGTAACTTCGTGGTTTGTGATAGGTAGATTCTTACGCATACACTTTTGGTTCCATTTTTGGAGACATGGTTGAAAGTATTTAGGCAAAGCCCGTAACAGGCAAGCAAAATAGAATCATACTAAGAATGATTCTTTTGCAATGGCTTGACATTCTGAAATTTTTCATAAAATCACCTACGATATTCCATAATTTTCATGTTCAAAACTATCTTTTTACCTCTCACCATTCGTTTAGAAGCATTTACTCATTTAGTTCCAGTCCCCTTCGCGATCTATATGGCTTCGATTACACAAGTTTATAGTATCAGCGAATGGTTGTTATTTTTAGTTTTATGTGTAACGAGTGGAACATTAATGGTTCTCGGTGGTTGCCTTTGGCGTTATATCATTCTAAAAAAAATCTCAACCCAATTTGAAAACCTTCAAATTGAAAAAAACAAGGATACTTACACAATTGGATCCAATGCAAAATCCAAAGAACTCAAACTATTTTTATATCGATATCCATTTTACGAAGGATTCATTATCATATTACGTTGGTTTGTTGGGGTAGGTTTAATTTTTGCTGCCACTCCATTTTTCAATTTATACAGACCTACCTTATGGACAACATTTCTACTTTACATGGTAATGATCCCACCTATTTCATTTGTGGCTTATTATTTCATAACTGAAAATGCATTTCGCAATTTATTCAAAATCCCTTTGATTCGACCCATTACAATCGAACCAAATGAAATTCCAAAATTCGATTATTTCAAAAGGATCTTGATTTCCTTTTTTGCACTCGCCGCTTTACCAGTTACCGTTCTTGGATATATGTTAATATCGAGTGCCAACGGAAACTTACATGTAAAAAATCCGTCCTTACAAGTTTTGATCATTGGAATTATTTTTATATTTCCATTGGTATTTGTTGCCTATTTGGTCGCAAAAGCCGTTAGACAAGGATTAAGTGATACAAGCCATATCTTAGATGAATTATCAAAAGGAAACTTTTCAGTAGTTTCTATGCCTTCTTCTGGGGATGATTTTGGACAACAATCTTTTCATCTGAATCGAGTTATCCAACAGCTAAATACAATGTATACAGAAATTTTTACTTTAAACGTGGGATTAGAAACTAAGGTAAAAGAACGAACATTAGAATTGGAAAATTCACTTGAAGAAGTGAAAAAATTAAAATTCCAACAAGATGGTGATTATTTTTTAACCCATTTACTTCTCAAACCTCTTGGAAAAAACCAGGTGAGTAGTGAATTTGTTTCAATTGATTTTTTTCTGAAACAAAAAAAGAGATTTGAGTTTAAAGGAAAAGAATACGAAATCGGTGGAGACTTGAACATCGCACATAATGTGATCTTACAAGGAAAAAAATTTTCCGTTTTTGTAAACTCTGACGCTATGGGGAAATCCATGCAAGGTGCTGGTGGAGCATTAGTGTTAGGAGCAGTATTTCAATCCATCATTGAAAGAACCTACTTATCTTCAAACACATACAATCAATCCCCAGAACGATGGCTAAAAAATGCTTTTATCGAAATGCACAAAATCTTTGAAGGATTTGATGGAAGTATGCTTGTCTCTCTTGTAATCGGGCTTATCGAAGAAGATACTGGTTTTTTATACTTTATCAATGCAGAACACCCATGGTTAATTTTATACAGAGATGAAAAAGCAAGTTTTTTAGAAAACGAATTGAGTTATCGAAAACTTGGAACCAAAGGATTAAATTCGGGAATATTTATTAAAACCTTTCGTTTGTTACCTGGTGATACGATCATTAGTGGATCGGATGGTAGGGATGATTTATTACTCTTCAGTGAACAAATTGAATCAAATCAAAGACAAATCAATCAAGATGAAAATTTAATCCTTTCTTACGTTGAACAAGGTAAAGGTGAATTAGATTCGATTTTCAATATACTGAGCAAAAACGGAGAAATCACTGATGATTTATCTCTGATTCGAGTTCATTATAAAGGAAATAGTGAATTACTTCCCAATCCTGGTTTTTCAAAATCATACCAAACTGCTAAAAAACTAGTA
The Leptospira bouyouniensis DNA segment above includes these coding regions:
- a CDS encoding methyl-accepting chemotaxis protein, with product MRKNLPITNHEVTFQEGTKITSKTDLKGIITYVNEDFLKISGYKQEELIGQPHNLIRHPEMPVEAFRDLWDTIKAQNSWVGLVKNRCKNGDYYWVDANVSPIYEDGKHIGYMSVRTKATKSQIEKAEILYAKMNSGKWKEDLRIGLLSGLSSKSIYLIQTIVSLLLLIVFSLMNVLSIPDNQKPLLTGIGFVIFFLISSLGYWKITKNRHSFLRVIEYLKNLYKGQLKFDVELENGGDYAEVLQLLKKTQYEFRGMISQLIGNAEIVKTQIKGLTKAVEHIHVAFQELSLAMHSLADSSNVTRESSESILHQMDALNHHIQSIRSESKAVKLESTTAHQIAMEGKNRSDKAMAQFFKAKNQIFKTSESIKDLGEKTKAIRKITETIAAISEKTNLLSLNASIESARAGDAGKGFAVVAGEVGLLAEQSKKSAKEISVFINDLTTKILQTVSDIEEGLTEVELGSNEFETVQTEMERILTNSVVTKESSEKISSSTEGTQEKSSNVLSNMEKIQNQMTHTSSIVEELSAAANEQQQTVAAIEESISNLEKVADRLDSVAFRFQF
- a CDS encoding SpoIIE family protein phosphatase, yielding MFKTIFLPLTIRLEAFTHLVPVPFAIYMASITQVYSISEWLLFLVLCVTSGTLMVLGGCLWRYIILKKISTQFENLQIEKNKDTYTIGSNAKSKELKLFLYRYPFYEGFIIILRWFVGVGLIFAATPFFNLYRPTLWTTFLLYMVMIPPISFVAYYFITENAFRNLFKIPLIRPITIEPNEIPKFDYFKRILISFFALAALPVTVLGYMLISSANGNLHVKNPSLQVLIIGIIFIFPLVFVAYLVAKAVRQGLSDTSHILDELSKGNFSVVSMPSSGDDFGQQSFHLNRVIQQLNTMYTEIFTLNVGLETKVKERTLELENSLEEVKKLKFQQDGDYFLTHLLLKPLGKNQVSSEFVSIDFFLKQKKRFEFKGKEYEIGGDLNIAHNVILQGKKFSVFVNSDAMGKSMQGAGGALVLGAVFQSIIERTYLSSNTYNQSPERWLKNAFIEMHKIFEGFDGSMLVSLVIGLIEEDTGFLYFINAEHPWLILYRDEKASFLENELSYRKLGTKGLNSGIFIKTFRLLPGDTIISGSDGRDDLLLFSEQIESNQRQINQDENLILSYVEQGKGELDSIFNILSKNGEITDDLSLIRVHYKGNSELLPNPGFSKSYQTAKKLVEVGNIDAAIDSLQKQILAQPITNKRFHKLLAKLHFKRKEYTEATEHAQVYLESHPFDLNFMELSSILLHKAGKIDQAIEISERIRLREPKTSKNTFHLIRLYLVKENTQRAKEILNEWEQQFPIDHERIKKWKQILRLKFPNVLI
- a CDS encoding OsmC family protein encodes the protein MATSDLKPKMNFHVETSRADAHSSFSRCKSAEIILDTDMQGNPNAFNPAELLLSALSACIIKGVERVTPILHFQLKGIQVIVDGIRQDVPPKMESIRYKIIVDTDESDDRLHLLHENIKKYGTVFNTIAPGTDLSGEICRK